AAACGGAGTGCTTCTAAAGGGTAGTAATCTGGATGTTTCTCTAAAGAGAGGCGGTAAGCCACCTCCGAATAAAAAGGCGATCGATTGTTTTTTTGACCGTTTATAAAAACAGTAATTTTTATTACTGAAACGTTCTCATTTTCAGCACATTAATAATTTTGCATCAGAAACTGGTATTAAACAGTTGCCGTTAATACCAGAATAGGCAGCGGTTAATCAAAATCAAATTATTAATGTAAACTGTAAGCAATGAACATTCCACAAATAAATGAAGGCGAGAGAGCGCAAAAACAACTCGCAAAAGATATAAAGGTCAATGTATAAAATGTGATATTTCAACACATGTGAGACAAAATTGAACTATTTTTTTCGATAGTACCAACTGCTGTTTCTTGAGTGAATTTGCTCCTCCTTTTCCCAGTATTTTGCAGTAACATCGGGCTGTATCGGTATAAGATTTTCTACGGATAATAATTTTTCATGCGGAGTCATGCCGTTCAATGAAGCGTGCGGTCGCTTGTAATTATAAAAATTCTGCCATTCGAGAAGCTTGTCAGCCAATTCAAGTGTTCGTTCTTTTCTAGGGATTGTACTATAAAACTCTGCTTTATCAGTCAATTGCGATCTTTCAACTTTTCCATTTAAGTGAGGGCTCCGAGGCTTAATTGGTCTGAATTTTATAAAATGATCCATAAGCTCTTCCTGAAACTTATCATTGAAGAATTCTGTTCCCCAATCGGTCTGGATCCTATGAACTGGAAACAGAAAAGTATCCAGGATATGGCCAAGAAAATTAACTGTCGATTCTGCTTTTTTATTTGGATATAAGCGGAGAGTTCTAAACCTGGTGCAATCATCAATGGCAGTAAACTGATAGCATTTGGGGCCAATCTTTGTCACATCAATTTGAACTCTATCGCCTGGAATAGGTCGATTGTACCTGGTGAAATCGCTATGCTTACGATATTTCTTGATATTGGGGAGATTGTTAGCCTTTAACACCCTCCAGACCGTTGGGCCTGAAATTTCAATGTTGTGCAGCCTTGAAAGGTGAAGGCTAATTCTCTGCGGGCCAAAATTGAATTCCTGTCTAATGGACTTTATCAATTCGGTGATTTCAGCAGTTATTCTTTGTCTTGCAAGGGTTTTAGGTCTTCTGGATCGTCCTGCTAAACCATCTTTTCCTTCATTCTTAACTCTTTTAATCCAACGATACAGGGTAGACCGTGGAATACCACATTTTCGGGCTGCCTTGCTCACTGAGCCAAGTTCCTCGTAACATTTTAACCAGGTTTCTCTTGCTTTGATTGACCTTCTCTTTGAAATCATAATACGTATGGAAGCGATTGCCTATCGTCGTTAGGTTTTAACAAAATGCTTTATCCACAACAGCTCATTCCAATTTTTAAGGATTTTCATTCGCTGTTGTGGATAAAGCCGAGGATCGTACTTCAACATTTGATCTCTAATCAGCGAATAATATCCTTATGAAAGGACCACAATATAGGAAAAAGAAAATGTAGCGAATGTCATGAAACTTCACATATAAAAACCCGGGGATATGCTTCCCCGGGTTTTCTTATATCTAATCCACCTTACGGATTCGTCCCTGTCTTTTGCTGAGCTATATTCCTGATCACAACTTCCACTCTTCTGTTACAAGCCCTTCCTTCTTCGGTCTTATTACTGCATTTCGGATTATCCTTACCAAATCCACGTGCAATCAACCTGCTCTTATCAACGCCTGCTGCCGTAAGCGCATCTGCAACAGCCTGTGCACGCAATCTGGAGATCTTCTTATTGGCAGCTACACTACCGATATTATCTGTGAAGCCGTCTATGAAGAAATTGGAATTCGGGATCACTTCATTCATCGTTTTCGCAGCATTCTCGATGATTGACCTGGATTCTGCCTTGATGGTAGCCTTATTGAAATCGAACAGGATATTCTTGAAGTCTGCAGTGATCTGCACCACCACATCTTCAACTGGACATCCTTTGGATGATGCCGGTCCTGGTTTATCCGGACATAGATCCTCTTCATCATTCACACCGTCGCCGTCACGATCAGGGATCGGACAACCCTGATATTTCGGAACGCCGGGAACAGTAGGACATTTATCATCCTTATCAGGAATGCCATCGCCATCAGTATCAGGACAACCCTTGAACTGACCGGAGCCAGGCTGATCAGGACATTCATCGATCTCATCATTTACGCCATCGCCATCTCTGTCAGGGATCGGACAACCATTGTATTTGGCCAATCCAGGCACAGTTCTGCAACTATCCATTTCATCGTTCACACCATCACCATCCGTATCCGGGATCGGACAACCATGATAACGGGCAACGCCTGGAATGGTAACACAGCTGTCTTCATTGTCGTAAATGCCATCCTGGTCTGTATCCTTACGCAGTTTCTTCTTCGCCTGCAGACCAAAACGGATGCCTATATGCAGGTCAGCCTGTTTTGATTTATCGAAGATGGCGGTCCACAAACTTCCGGAACCGAGGAATACAGGGCCCGCACGCAACGAGATACCGGCATTCCACTGTGTGAGCTCGCTGTAATTGATGGGCAATGCCACACCGAATTTTGCAACCTCCCAGCGTGGTGTAACGGTATAACTGTTCCAGGCAAAGAGATTGAGATTTCCTGTTTTACTGGTAGTGATCTGTGCATTCGCATTTGCATACAGCCCCTTCACGATCAGGTAATCCACATTGAACTGGAAAGAAGTAGGCAAAGAGATCTTGTAACTATTGTCTACCGAAGCATCTGGTGTGAAGTAAGGACTTGCATCCAGGATGCCTTTGAAGTCCTTCACAGACTTATCCTTGAACTGGCTAAGCAGGAATTGCTGGCCCGCAGGTACATTCATGGTATAAGCTCCTGACTGGTTACTGCTCTCATTGAATTTGATCTCGCCAATGTCCAGCGCGGCAATGCTTATTTTCAATTTGTATTTGTTGGCAAAACGGTCGTTCTCGAATTTTGAATAATCGAGGTTCGGACGATATTCGTACACAACACCGATATCTCCACCAAAACCATGACCATTGAATTTGAAGAAATCTCCAAAATCATAGTCTTTGAAATTGGCGTCTGTAGTGTTCAGGAATACGCGGCCTGTAGCATCAGTGATATACGTGCCGGAGCCGCCTGTATTGACTGTTCCATTGAAGTTCTCCATGCGAAGGTAAGCATCGGCTACGCCTGCCAGGTATTTCAGCGTAAGCCCCACTTTTACGAAGTGATGCGATTTGGATGGAGTAAGGATCTGGCCAACTGATGCGCCGATCTCCGTCCAGGCAGCTGAGTTGAGGATCGCTTTTTGCTGAGCAAAGTTGAAAGGATAATTATCTTTCGCTTCGCCTGCATCGATCACTGCTCTTGCCAGTTTGCCATCCGCATCACGCGCATTACCGAAGATCCGCGCACGGGTAGTGAACGCCACACCGGTCCTTGAACCTGCATTGAACAATACGGAAGGGCCCAGGATATCAACCCTTGCCATACCGTTCAGACCACCTCCACTTCCTGAAAGTAATTTTGATTTTAATGAATCTGAATTGAAAGATGATTTGGTGATGTCTTTAAAACTGAGACTGTTTTGGTTATTACCCGCAAAACCATCGATCGAAAAAAGATTGATATCCCAGCGGGAACGGCTATCAGCCGCATTGGCAGGATTGAAGAAAACACCGTTCACCCCGGTATAATTACTCGTTCGGTAGCCGGGATAACTTTGCGCATACGCGCCAACGGTAGCTGCCATCAATAAGGCGCACAGGTAAACTTTTCTCATACTAAATAGATTTAATGAGTGCATAGCGTGAAATAATATCACAACATTCTACGCCTGTAGTAAGGGGAAAAACTTATGCAGGTCAGAGCTAAATCTATAAGTAGAGAGAGTAGGGGGGAAATGTTATAACACAAATATATACAAATATATTGCCATGCCGGCAGTTTTGACAAAAATCGTTCACGCTTCGCTCATCCATTTACGGAAGGCCGGCGCCGTTTCCTGACTGATGATCACCAGTACATCTGAAACGGTGAGGTCTACCTGTAGTTTCACTTTTTCAAATGGCTTGAACCCTTTAATGAAGTTGAGGCCGATAATGTATTGCCTGTTAGCCCTGAAAAAGAGATCGGTATTGAGTTCCGCTTCAAGTTCGCTTAGCTTTTTGTCGGCCAGATATTTTTTACCGCTGCCATCCACAGCATACACGATCTTGTTTTCAGTGTAGAACAATGCAATATCCTCCAGCTTCACAGGAATGTTCTCATACCCTTTGCGCAACAACAGCCTGCTTTTACGCCGGTGGTTAGCTGAATCGATGATTACTGAACCGTTTTCAATCAACGAAGGAAGATCTTCCTGATTATCCTGTTGAAGGACCGCCCCAACAGGTGGTAAAGACTCCGCAACCAGTGCCTGCGGCCCATGCTGCGCGATCTTCTTTTCACGGTTCAGCATCAGCAACTCTTCACAGAGTGTAAGGATGATAATGCCCAGTACCATATCCGCGAGGTATTGCAGCACAATACCTGTTGATATTCGCTGCCCGGTAAACAAGATCCAGATATATACCAATATACCGGCAATGAACACACTAATAAGAGCATTCACGGCGGCGGTGGCGCTTATCTTTTTAAGCAGATTGTGGTTTAACCAGGATTGTTCACGTAGCCGCAACTGCACTATGCGGGTAACGGTAACGATCAGAAAGGTCAGAGCTATAAAAAAGAAACAGGTGATCAGTAACGCTGCAGGATGGTAATGAGCAGGCACAAATAAACCTGAAAGAAGAGGAATGATCACTCCCAGCAGAACAGTTACAGACAATCGCAGGTAATTATTCCGGTTCATACAACTACAAATTTTTCAAATGTGAATTGTGCAATTCGGAATAGACTCATGTGACGATATTTTGAACACTTGCTAACTCGACAACTTGACTCAAGCTTTCGGTAACATTTGATCTTAGTTTTCTAAGGTATTCAATTACTGTAGAATAGCAGTAATTAACGATACAGTCCGGTCTAATAGTAGGGGAGTTGGTTGTAAATATAGAGCACTTCGCGCAATAAAATGCTGCTTCAGGTTCTAAAATTCATGGTTCGGGAACAAAACGCTGTTAAATAGAAGCGTAGCCACGCCTTTTGTTGCCTTAGTTTTTTATTCCAAACAAAAATCGCAGGCAAATGAAACGCTTATTACTTGTTTTTACATGTCTCCTGTCTGTATTGTTTGCTGTTGCACAAACGAGAAGTATTTCCGGTATCGTCAAGGACGATAAAGGAGATCCTGTTGCTGCAGCTACAGTGCGGGCAAAAGGAGCGAGATCAGGAACAACTACGAAAGGCGATGGCAGCTTTACGTTGACGATTCCTCAAACTGCCCAGACACTGGTAGTGTCATCAGTAGGATTTACAGAACAGGAGATCCCACTGACACCGGCACTCACCTATGACATCACGCTTCAAAAAAGTTCAGGTCAGGAACTCAGTGAAGTGGTAGTAACCGCACAGGGCATCAGTCGCGACCGGCGCTCACTGGGTTATGCCACCACCAATCTGAAAACAGACCAGATCGCCAACAAGGGTGAGGTGAACCTGGTAAACTCCCTTCAGGGTAAGGTAGCCGGTGTGAACATCACTGGCGCTTCCGGTAGCCCCGGCGCATCCTCTAATATCAATATCCGTGGTATCACGTCTTTCCTGGGTAGTAACCAACCGCTCTTTGTAGTGGATGGCGTTCCCGTTAGTAACGACCTGGACCGTACAAACGGAGGCCCGATCTCTTCTCTCGGTGATGCACAACCCTCCAACCGGATTGCAGACCTCAACCTGAACAATATCGAGTCTGTGAACGTTCTGAAAGGACCAGCAGCCGCTGTTTTGTATGGTTCACGCGCATCCAATGGCGCCATCATCATCACAACCAAGAAAGGTGCAGGCGGCAGAGGGAAAATGGATATTTCGCTTGGCAGCTCCTATTCCATTCAAAAGGTAAGCGGCCTGCCAGAATTACAAAATGAATACGGCCAGGGCTTGAATGGTGTTTACAATCCGATCAGCGGCAACTCATTTGGCCCAAAGTTCGGCGCTACACCCACCACTGCCAATGGCCTGATAGACGCACAGGGTAATACAGTGCCTTATCAGTTGTATAAAGACAATATCAAAGATTTCTTTGAAACCGGCAACCTGAATGAAAACAACCTGAACATCAACTTCGGGGATGCAACTCAGAATGCTACACTGAACATCGGACACTTATCACAACATGGTATCATCCCTGCAACGTCACTGAAAAGGACCAACATTCAGTTTGGTGGCAATACCACTGTTGGTAAAATGAAAATTGGCGGTACTGTTACTTATATCAATACCGGCAATCAGGGAGCGCTTGGTGGAAACAGCGCCGGTGGTGGTACCGGTTTCGGTTACCTGGTGAATATCCCCAGAAGCTTCGATCTGCAGGCATATGAAAATGACTGGAAGTTCCCCAATGGCCAGCAGAAATTTGCATTGCTGGCAAACGGTATTGAGAATCCATATTTCACTGCACATGAAAACCCTGTAACAGGAAACCTGAGCAGGTTCCTGGGATCAGCAACACTCAGTTACGATATCACTCCATGGTTAAATGCCACTTATCGTTTCGGAGCGGACGTTTATACTGACAGAAGAAAACAAATCTATGCTGTGTCTTCCCGCGTAATTCCGCAAGGTCTGGTATTGGAAGATCAGTTTTATCGTCAGGAGCTGAACAGCGATCTTTTCGTTACCGCTAAGAAAAAAGACATATTCACGGAAGGTTTGAACGCTACTGCCATGTTAGGCTGGGGCGTTAACCAGCGAAAATTCCAAAACGTATTTGCGCAGGGAGATGAACTGGTAATAAACAATTTCTATAACCTGAGCAGCGCTACGGTATTCTCCAATGGAACAGGCGAAACTCATTCACTGAGAAGACTGGTAGGTTATTACGGCCAGATCTCATTGGACTGGAACAATTATCTTTTTCTTGAGTTGACAGGTCGCGTTGACCAGAGCTCAACTTTGCCCAAGAACAAGAACACCTATCTGTATCCGGGCGGAGCTTTGAGTTTCGTTTTCACGGATGCATTTGATATTAGCAACGATGTGCTTTCATATGGCAAACTGCGTTTCAGTGCCGCCCAGGTGGGACGTGATGCAGACCCATATCAGTTACAGAATATTTTTGTCAACAACAGTCTCGGTAACAACGTGGCAGGTGTTACATTCCCTCTTGCTGTAGGAGCTAAACCGCTTCCAGGATTTACACCAAGCAATATTATTCGTAATCCGGATATCAAACCAGAGTTTACAACCTCTTACGAAGTAGGCGTAAACCTCGGTCTCTTCAAGAACAGGGTAACAATTGATGCGGCATATTTTAATACTGTGAGTAAAGACCAGATCTTCCAGGTTGCACTTCCTGCTTCAACAGGGTTTACAGCCCGCTTTGCCAACGTAGGAAAGATGACCAATAAAGGTATTGAACTGGCACTTACCGGTTCGCCCTTCAATGGCAAGAACTTCCAATGGGATATCAACGCCAACTTTACCAGGATAAGGAATAAAGTAGTGGATATTTTTGAAGGAGTAGAGAATTTCGCCATCGCTTCCGGCCAGAGCTTCAGCGGTGTTGTTCCCTCTATCGCCAAGGGATATGCGTACGGTGTTGTAATAGGAAATAAATTACCCAGAACACCCGATGGACAATTTATCATCAACCCCCTCACCGGAACATTTGCTGCAGGTATTGGAAACTCCATCCTGTCTGATCCCAATCCTGACTGGACTGCCGGTATCACCAATACCTTCCGCTTCCATGGGATATCACTGCAATTCCTTTGGGATTACACATCCGGTGGTGACATTTTCTCCTTCACAGTTCCTGCACTTCGCAGTTCCGGGGCTTTGAAGGAAACAGGTGTGAACAGGGATCAACCAATGATCATTCCCGGCGTAATTGAAGATCCGGCAGGTTCCGGAAAATACGTTCAAAACACTATCCAGATCCCTGCACAGGCTTATTGGAGAGCTGCTGGTCTGGCTACCGATCTCAGTGTGTTTGATGCAACTGTTCTCAGATTAAGGGAACTGGCGCTGGGTTACGATCTCCCTGCCAATGTGCTGCAAAAAACACCATTGAGCCTGGTTCGCTTTACTGCATTCGCGAGGAATCTCTGGTTCCATGCTCCTAACTATCCAATGGATCCGGAAGTGAATACGCAGGGTGCAGGCAACCTTCGTGGCCTGGATCTGATGGGTGCGCCCAATGTTAAAACAATGGGCATTAGCCTG
This portion of the Pseudobacter ginsenosidimutans genome encodes:
- a CDS encoding LytR/AlgR family response regulator transcription factor, whose protein sequence is MNRNNYLRLSVTVLLGVIIPLLSGLFVPAHYHPAALLITCFFFIALTFLIVTVTRIVQLRLREQSWLNHNLLKKISATAAVNALISVFIAGILVYIWILFTGQRISTGIVLQYLADMVLGIIILTLCEELLMLNREKKIAQHGPQALVAESLPPVGAVLQQDNQEDLPSLIENGSVIIDSANHRRKSRLLLRKGYENIPVKLEDIALFYTENKIVYAVDGSGKKYLADKKLSELEAELNTDLFFRANRQYIIGLNFIKGFKPFEKVKLQVDLTVSDVLVIISQETAPAFRKWMSEA
- a CDS encoding DUF5723 family protein; the encoded protein is MRKVYLCALLMAATVGAYAQSYPGYRTSNYTGVNGVFFNPANAADSRSRWDINLFSIDGFAGNNQNSLSFKDITKSSFNSDSLKSKLLSGSGGGLNGMARVDILGPSVLFNAGSRTGVAFTTRARIFGNARDADGKLARAVIDAGEAKDNYPFNFAQQKAILNSAAWTEIGASVGQILTPSKSHHFVKVGLTLKYLAGVADAYLRMENFNGTVNTGGSGTYITDATGRVFLNTTDANFKDYDFGDFFKFNGHGFGGDIGVVYEYRPNLDYSKFENDRFANKYKLKISIAALDIGEIKFNESSNQSGAYTMNVPAGQQFLLSQFKDKSVKDFKGILDASPYFTPDASVDNSYKISLPTSFQFNVDYLIVKGLYANANAQITTSKTGNLNLFAWNSYTVTPRWEVAKFGVALPINYSELTQWNAGISLRAGPVFLGSGSLWTAIFDKSKQADLHIGIRFGLQAKKKLRKDTDQDGIYDNEDSCVTIPGVARYHGCPIPDTDGDGVNDEMDSCRTVPGLAKYNGCPIPDRDGDGVNDEIDECPDQPGSGQFKGCPDTDGDGIPDKDDKCPTVPGVPKYQGCPIPDRDGDGVNDEEDLCPDKPGPASSKGCPVEDVVVQITADFKNILFDFNKATIKAESRSIIENAAKTMNEVIPNSNFFIDGFTDNIGSVAANKKISRLRAQAVADALTAAGVDKSRLIARGFGKDNPKCSNKTEEGRACNRRVEVVIRNIAQQKTGTNP
- a CDS encoding SusC/RagA family TonB-linked outer membrane protein gives rise to the protein MKRLLLVFTCLLSVLFAVAQTRSISGIVKDDKGDPVAAATVRAKGARSGTTTKGDGSFTLTIPQTAQTLVVSSVGFTEQEIPLTPALTYDITLQKSSGQELSEVVVTAQGISRDRRSLGYATTNLKTDQIANKGEVNLVNSLQGKVAGVNITGASGSPGASSNINIRGITSFLGSNQPLFVVDGVPVSNDLDRTNGGPISSLGDAQPSNRIADLNLNNIESVNVLKGPAAAVLYGSRASNGAIIITTKKGAGGRGKMDISLGSSYSIQKVSGLPELQNEYGQGLNGVYNPISGNSFGPKFGATPTTANGLIDAQGNTVPYQLYKDNIKDFFETGNLNENNLNINFGDATQNATLNIGHLSQHGIIPATSLKRTNIQFGGNTTVGKMKIGGTVTYINTGNQGALGGNSAGGGTGFGYLVNIPRSFDLQAYENDWKFPNGQQKFALLANGIENPYFTAHENPVTGNLSRFLGSATLSYDITPWLNATYRFGADVYTDRRKQIYAVSSRVIPQGLVLEDQFYRQELNSDLFVTAKKKDIFTEGLNATAMLGWGVNQRKFQNVFAQGDELVINNFYNLSSATVFSNGTGETHSLRRLVGYYGQISLDWNNYLFLELTGRVDQSSTLPKNKNTYLYPGGALSFVFTDAFDISNDVLSYGKLRFSAAQVGRDADPYQLQNIFVNNSLGNNVAGVTFPLAVGAKPLPGFTPSNIIRNPDIKPEFTTSYEVGVNLGLFKNRVTIDAAYFNTVSKDQIFQVALPASTGFTARFANVGKMTNKGIELALTGSPFNGKNFQWDINANFTRIRNKVVDIFEGVENFAIASGQSFSGVVPSIAKGYAYGVVIGNKLPRTPDGQFIINPLTGTFAAGIGNSILSDPNPDWTAGITNTFRFHGISLQFLWDYTSGGDIFSFTVPALRSSGALKETGVNRDQPMIIPGVIEDPAGSGKYVQNTIQIPAQAYWRAAGLATDLSVFDATVLRLRELALGYDLPANVLQKTPLSLVRFTAFARNLWFHAPNYPMDPEVNTQGAGNLRGLDLMGAPNVKTMGISLKVTFK
- a CDS encoding IS481 family transposase — encoded protein: MISKRRSIKARETWLKCYEELGSVSKAARKCGIPRSTLYRWIKRVKNEGKDGLAGRSRRPKTLARQRITAEITELIKSIRQEFNFGPQRISLHLSRLHNIEISGPTVWRVLKANNLPNIKKYRKHSDFTRYNRPIPGDRVQIDVTKIGPKCYQFTAIDDCTRFRTLRLYPNKKAESTVNFLGHILDTFLFPVHRIQTDWGTEFFNDKFQEELMDHFIKFRPIKPRSPHLNGKVERSQLTDKAEFYSTIPRKERTLELADKLLEWQNFYNYKRPHASLNGMTPHEKLLSVENLIPIQPDVTAKYWEKEEQIHSRNSSWYYRKK